The sequence ttggaagttaggggtcttaggttcgaatctcgtaaaTGACGAAtttaataccaaattaggctgctcattgttttgttttatcGAACTCTCATTcccttaatataaaaatatcgatgtacaaaaaaaaaaaaaagctagccTTTTGTTTGCAAAAGGAAATATTTTTGGCCCTTCTCTTCTTCCTACGCTTAATATTCTTTGAAAATTTACATATATGGCAAATTAAAGACATGGAACGCAGCCTAAAAATGTAACAATATTGTTAATTAGCTCTCCAAAAATGCAAATAAATCAATGAAACAAGAGACAGAGACAAAGACAAGGTTGTGGAGATTAAAGTAAAATatttaactctttttttttctttccatttttttgtATACAGAGGAGGGAGCAATTACACATCTATGaattgagagatttttcagtgtgactgtCACACAAGTGGTACACTACATGTtgctatataaatggtgggatatgtgtgttaaaaaattaataacttaaaaaataaaatttctcatcattTACATAAAaccacgtggtgtaccacctgtgttcccgtcacaactaaaaatttcaccTCTGAATGCCCACAGtaaagagaaatttttagttgtgacggtacaccacgtgttttaataggagtgatggaaaattttattttttaagttattaactttttagcatacATATCTTACAATTTGTATTATTGTATAGTgatacgtggtgtaccaccccgtgtatcggtcacactgaaaaatctcttcacaGTAAAAGCCTGAAGACAGTCCAACACCCTCGAGAAAAGATAAAGGAAACCCAGATGAACAATTAACTAGCTAATTAAGTGACATTAGTGATTAATTAGTGTGTCCAAAACGGAGGTGGACTCACAAAAGCCACTCCTCTTCCTCCGCCTGCCTGCCCTTATGTAATTAATTAAGTAGCAGTacaaatcatgattttgttttccCTTCTTTCGTACAACAAAAACTATCTCAAGACAGAAGAGAACGAACAAATCTCAGAGCCAGAGAGCCCCGGCCTCTTTGAGAAGAGGAACAAGAGTGCCGTTGATATGAGAGGCCATGACTCTGTCCATTGCGCCGACGAGTTTGCCACCGATGAAGACGACGGGGACGGCGGAGGAGGTCCCCAGCAGCCTCATCAACGCCCTCTCCAAGTCCTTACCTCTGGGGTCCTCGTCCAGCTCGTACACAGTGGGGTTGACGCCCATGCCGCAGAAGAGGCGCTTGATGGCGTGGCACATGCAGCAGCTGCTTATACTGAATATCACCACCGCGCTCTCCGACGCCATCCGCTCTATGCGCTCCAGAGGGTCCTCTATGCCCATGGAGGTTCTTGTGGGCATGCAGGAGCCCCATGACTCGGTCTGGTAGTGCATTGTGCTAGCTTAAATTGTTGAGGAGGTTAGGGTTCAGGTTGAAGTGAAGCGAAGGAATGTATAGATATCTGACTAGAAAAGCGGCTTTCTGGTTAAGTACTTGGGAGTTCAGAGGAGCAGTAATACGAGTATGTGAGATTTTGGTGAGGAATGGAGGAGAAGAGGGTCTGTATTTATAGGCCTGTTGGTTCAACTTTGAAGGGTATTTTTTTCCTTccgttatattttatttatttaatgggTATTCTTGGAATAAAGATAAAAATAGTGGGTCTAAATCTAATATTGTAGTCGTCAGCGCATGCAAGTTTTCTTTAATTCTGCaataatatttataattaaaaagtcagattttcttatattaatttgaataaattttgaaattaatggagaataataatacaaacaagAGAGCTTATAATATAGAGAGGAGAGGAGACATGAAGGTCAGGCTTTTTCAGGAGAGAGTTGGGCAATAGACGGCTGCGTCCGTCCTTGTTGTCGGCCCTACGCCATCCGATTAATtatcaaatttataaaattaaaaaaagcaaGAACGTGCTGATCACAAACCTTTGTTCCTTCTGTTGACGAAAAATTTACCCTCGGAATGCTAttctaattaagaaaacaaaattctATTGATACCGTTGGAAAATTGTAATTTTGGATTAGATCGAATTTTGTAGACCCCGGCAGAGCTAAATTAGGATTAGATGAATATTCTCAAGCTCCATGATGTATTATTGTATATAATGGATTAGTACGCTTTTTAATTTCTGTCTTATCGAAAACAAATTCTTCCATATATACAAAATCTGGTATATATATTATCTTGTTCTTCTATATTGCATGTCGGGGGATGGGGATTCATATTCATTACTAGTTATTTTATACTATTTTATACGTTTTATCCTTTGAGTTCATCTTTTTCACTTAATACTAATAGATATGTGCCTATTAATCTTTCTCTAGAATATAATCTTATTAATTTTCAAACTTAATAAGTTTAGTTAAGTTGGCTACAACAATATACTATTCTTCTTAACAAAATTAGACTCTTCCTCTATGTCATTTAGATGAATTTAGCGTAGACTATCGCATGTATCAAAATCTTATCTATGGGAAGCATTAAGTTGAAGTCTACGTTAATTCAAAAAGGGGATACTAGGATAAAGTTATAGTGTAGTGCTATTCACATGCACATCCTTTTTACCTCACACAcactcttattaatttttgtttattaatcTACTTCAATTGATTCGATTTGACAAAATAAGAGGGATAAATCAAATTAAGTGGCTTATTAATTAACGAGTATAGTACTACTATACTAAATTACTAATAATGTTTTGTTAGCTTTATTGGCTTTGAATGATTTGTAATGAATAAATGTAGCAATAGGTGGGGGAACATGCATGCTTGGCTCCATGGCTCACAGCGCGCATGCTTAGACATGTATGCAGCATGTCCAATGTGTGGCAGTAGCTTTTTCATTATTTAGGGTTTCATATATATAACATTTCCTGAATCTCACTGATCAATTTCCAGTAATAGTACTTCTAATTAATATTACAGATAAAGGAGAGAgccaaaccaagccaaacaaaacccagagagagagagagagatgaagtcCGTACAGGCTTGGCGGGAAAAAGTAGGGTTTTCTGCTTGTAGTTTAGTTTTTTGGGGTCGCTAGCTCTCGGCAGACTGAAGAGTGAAGAGGTGATGCAGTGCAGTGCACAGGCACAGAGGCAAGCAATTAAGGGTATGTCCTGGGCGCGAAGGATATGCATGGCCTAATAAAAGTCCCAGCGGGAGCAGGAGCTGGGCGAAGAAAAAGAACTTGATATTATTCGATTCTGCTTCGTCACTTGTCTGCCTCTTATTTAATTTTCTACCCTCTTCCCTTTTCTGTCTTCACGCATACGCCATACCAACGTATATCTGTAAATATTGTTTACATGCATCATGTATACACCCACGTATATATACATGCAGCCCGTGAATACCTGGACTTCCTTTATTTTATGAAAGAGCCTGGACTGTAAACActtcgatatatatatatatatatatatatatatatatatatatatatttgta is a genomic window of Malus domestica chromosome 09, GDT2T_hap1 containing:
- the LOC103411116 gene encoding glutaredoxin-C1-like translates to MHYQTESWGSCMPTRTSMGIEDPLERIERMASESAVVIFSISSCCMCHAIKRLFCGMGVNPTVYELDEDPRGKDLERALMRLLGTSSAVPVVFIGGKLVGAMDRVMASHINGTLVPLLKEAGALWL